A part of Paenibacillus sp. 481 genomic DNA contains:
- a CDS encoding NAD(P)H-dependent oxidoreductase — MKTLVIVTHPSIETSVINKRWVEELHKYPEKYTVHELHKVYPDGNIDVEKEQQLIESHGNLVLQFPVYWFNCPPLLKKWLDDVFAYGWAYGSNGGDKLKDRKIALAVSAGIKQADYSAEGRYKYTLEHLLAPFETSFLYCHADYRSFFAFYGTEYEPSASEVDTSAQNYLKFINNL, encoded by the coding sequence TTGAAAACTCTTGTAATCGTAACACACCCAAGCATAGAAACATCCGTCATCAATAAACGGTGGGTCGAGGAACTCCATAAATATCCGGAAAAATATACGGTACATGAATTGCATAAGGTTTACCCTGACGGAAACATCGATGTGGAAAAAGAGCAACAACTCATTGAATCACATGGTAATCTGGTTCTACAGTTCCCAGTGTATTGGTTTAATTGCCCGCCGCTGCTTAAAAAATGGCTTGATGACGTGTTTGCATATGGTTGGGCTTATGGTTCAAACGGAGGCGATAAATTAAAAGATCGCAAAATTGCTTTAGCTGTATCGGCCGGAATTAAACAAGCAGATTATAGTGCAGAGGGAAGATATAAGTACACACTGGAACATTTGTTAGCTCCTTTTGAAACTTCCTTCCTATACTGCCATGCCGATTATCGTTCGTTCTTTGCGTTTTATGGCACAGAATATGAGCCGTCTGCAAGCGAAGTGGACACAAGTGCACAAAATTATTTGAAGTTTATTAACAATCTGTAA
- a CDS encoding (2Fe-2S)-binding protein: protein MNKSNLQLSLFEPEEVNILTEHFRLTLHASRDSRLSIPAVDLLDTAKCQEYLEAAKTIFQCSNAAASLSQLSKRYAYLTMASGLYAMTMFNKGLDYSIENCHIESVDEDKSWLPEVCLSDWRVTEPTGGDRYIWREQMIQRIFAGNMAEVWNSVSKVAKVPTSILWENAAISVYWLYERRMLEGASDQQKARIQEDFQYLVQEAPAHLFGERENPMKKYNSPKCTTSYSDTPIRVRKTCCFLYKISDDHDYCLTCPKLK, encoded by the coding sequence ATGAATAAGAGTAACTTGCAGCTGTCCTTGTTTGAGCCAGAGGAAGTAAACATTCTAACAGAACATTTTCGTTTGACCTTACATGCGTCGCGAGACAGCCGTTTATCCATTCCAGCGGTAGATTTGTTGGATACAGCAAAGTGTCAGGAATACTTAGAAGCGGCAAAGACGATCTTTCAATGCTCAAATGCAGCTGCTAGCTTGTCTCAATTGTCCAAGAGATATGCTTATCTCACAATGGCTTCTGGCCTTTATGCCATGACGATGTTTAATAAGGGATTGGATTACTCGATTGAAAACTGTCATATTGAGTCCGTGGATGAAGACAAGTCTTGGCTGCCTGAGGTATGTTTAAGCGATTGGCGAGTAACCGAGCCTACAGGCGGAGATCGGTATATTTGGCGTGAACAAATGATTCAACGTATTTTTGCGGGGAATATGGCGGAAGTGTGGAATTCTGTCTCCAAAGTGGCAAAGGTGCCGACCTCTATTTTATGGGAAAATGCAGCTATTTCCGTATATTGGCTGTATGAAAGGCGCATGTTAGAGGGGGCTAGTGATCAACAAAAAGCTCGTATTCAAGAAGATTTTCAATATTTAGTTCAAGAAGCGCCAGCACATCTCTTTGGAGAAAGAGAGAATCCGATGAAAAAGTATAACAGTCCTAAATGTACAACGTCTTATTCGGACACGCCGATCCGTGTTCGAAAGACATGCTGCTTTTTATACAAAATTTCGGATGATCATGATTACTGCTTAACTTGTCCAAAATTAAAATGA
- a CDS encoding FecCD family ABC transporter permease, whose amino-acid sequence MSKYISLRNRSATASIFLDKKTIVVLFGLGCLLLMLFLVGLSIGSTMIPPVEVIKQVLGIGNGKFTFIIDSIRLPRMLLALLVGAALGVSGLILQSMIRNPLGSPDIVGITGGASFAAVIFITYFAGSISMKWLPAAAIAGAGIMSMLVYTLAWKKGVTPIRLVLVGIGMAAAMGAMTTLLLVLGSTVTTSHAYLWLTGSVYGASWAKVYAMLPWVLIFVPLTLLFSRTANAQEMGDQVATSLGVRVQMHRFGLLFVSVALAGSAVAFAGGIGFVGLIAPHIARQLVGRAMGGLVLVSALIGGMIVCAADIVARTAFIPLDIPAGVFVSGIGAPFFIYLLYRNRHQ is encoded by the coding sequence GTGAGTAAATACATTTCGTTACGAAATCGGTCTGCAACAGCGTCTATTTTTCTGGACAAGAAAACGATCGTTGTCCTTTTTGGATTAGGATGTCTACTTCTCATGCTATTTTTGGTGGGGTTATCCATCGGTAGTACGATGATTCCCCCTGTAGAGGTAATCAAACAAGTATTGGGCATCGGGAATGGGAAATTTACGTTTATTATTGATTCCATCAGACTTCCGCGCATGTTACTTGCCTTGCTCGTGGGAGCTGCGCTTGGCGTTTCGGGCCTTATTTTGCAAAGTATGATTAGAAATCCGCTTGGCTCTCCAGATATAGTTGGGATTACAGGTGGAGCTTCCTTCGCGGCTGTTATTTTTATCACTTATTTTGCTGGCTCCATAAGCATGAAATGGCTGCCTGCTGCCGCTATAGCAGGTGCCGGAATCATGTCTATGCTTGTTTATACATTAGCATGGAAAAAAGGGGTCACCCCGATTCGACTTGTTCTTGTCGGAATTGGGATGGCGGCAGCGATGGGGGCGATGACCACGTTGCTGCTCGTACTCGGTAGTACGGTCACTACGAGCCATGCTTATCTCTGGCTAACTGGAAGTGTATACGGTGCGAGTTGGGCGAAGGTTTATGCTATGCTACCCTGGGTGCTTATTTTTGTCCCATTAACCTTATTATTTTCCAGAACCGCGAATGCACAGGAGATGGGGGACCAAGTCGCCACTAGTCTAGGTGTTCGGGTGCAAATGCACCGATTCGGTTTGCTATTTGTTAGTGTTGCCTTAGCAGGATCGGCTGTAGCGTTCGCTGGAGGCATAGGATTTGTAGGTTTAATTGCACCGCATATCGCCAGACAACTGGTTGGACGAGCAATGGGAGGATTGGTTCTCGTGTCGGCCCTCATCGGTGGGATGATCGTGTGTGCAGCAGATATCGTGGCCAGAACCGCCTTTATTCCGCTTGATATTCCAGCCGGTGTATTTGTATCTGGAATTGGGGCGCCATTTTTTATTTACTTACTGTATCGTAATCGTCATCAATAA
- a CDS encoding FecCD family ABC transporter permease, translated as MIHLFSSLTAKMIGLIFGLCLLMASFMLSIVYGQIPISFRTAIEAFTHFDGQSEEHVIVTTSRISRAVIATVIGASLAIAGALMQALTKNPLASPSTFGINAGAIFFIVLALTFFSLSSLTHYMWAAFFGAGVAAAMVYFLGSIGRDGLSPIKIVLAGSAMTALFVSLTQGMLVISEQNLEQVLFWLAGSVAGKSVEMLVPVLPFIVGGWLLACLLGNSINILTSGDDIATSLGQRTTLVKVLMATAIVCLAGGSVAVGGSIGFVGLIVPHLVRGLVGIDYRWIIPYCAIFGASLLLLADVSARFIIMPQEVPIGVMTAIIGTPFFIYIARRGLKKT; from the coding sequence ATGATACATTTATTTTCGAGTCTAACAGCAAAAATGATAGGTTTAATTTTTGGTTTATGCCTTCTTATGGCTTCATTTATGCTCAGTATTGTTTATGGGCAAATTCCGATCTCATTTCGTACGGCCATCGAAGCCTTTACTCATTTTGACGGACAGTCCGAAGAACATGTTATTGTCACAACGTCAAGAATTTCACGAGCAGTAATTGCAACCGTTATTGGGGCGAGCTTGGCGATTGCTGGAGCACTCATGCAAGCATTGACGAAAAATCCACTAGCGTCTCCTAGTACGTTCGGCATCAACGCGGGCGCTATTTTTTTTATTGTACTCGCCCTCACTTTCTTTTCACTCTCTTCCTTAACCCACTATATGTGGGCTGCCTTTTTTGGCGCTGGAGTCGCAGCAGCAATGGTCTATTTTCTTGGATCGATAGGAAGAGACGGACTATCACCAATTAAAATAGTTTTGGCCGGATCGGCTATGACGGCCTTATTCGTAAGCTTAACTCAAGGGATGCTAGTCATAAGTGAACAAAATTTAGAACAAGTGCTATTCTGGCTAGCTGGTTCTGTAGCAGGGAAATCAGTCGAAATGCTAGTTCCTGTATTGCCGTTTATCGTTGGAGGCTGGCTGTTGGCATGTTTACTAGGAAATTCGATCAACATTCTTACCTCTGGAGATGATATAGCAACAAGTTTGGGTCAACGAACCACTTTAGTGAAAGTATTAATGGCAACTGCTATCGTATGCCTTGCCGGAGGCTCCGTTGCAGTAGGGGGATCTATTGGCTTTGTAGGTTTAATTGTCCCACATCTTGTTCGTGGTCTTGTAGGAATCGATTATCGCTGGATTATACCTTATTGTGCGATATTTGGAGCCAGTTTATTGCTGCTGGCAGATGTGTCTGCAAGATTTATTATTATGCCCCAGGAAGTTCCGATTGGCGTCATGACCGCTATAATTGGAACACCCTTCTTTATTTATATTGCGCGCAGGGGGCTTAAAAAAACGTGA
- a CDS encoding ABC transporter substrate-binding protein yields the protein MFRSNRILLTLVALVVFTLLIVGCGGNKSAETTSSPKQETSATKQDQASDPKNEIRVINHAMGTTEIKGTPQRIVTLYQGATDAAVALGIKPVGAVESWWEQPYYEYIRKDLKDVPVVGQETQPNLEEISKLNPDLIIASKVRHEAIYEQLTQIAPTVTHETLFKFKETVELVGNAANKQNEAQTLLSQWENRIADFKQQITAKLGSKWPMKASVLNFRAGQARIYAGSFAGDILSELGFARTEFLQKEVDKGSTVIRLTDKESIPNMNADVSFVFLTDPEGEPAVQQTYDEWKAHPLWKKLDSVKLNQVYEVGEVVWNMGGGIIAANMMLDELYDRFELKNNK from the coding sequence TTGTTCAGGTCAAACCGAATATTACTTACACTCGTTGCGCTTGTCGTATTTACACTCCTTATCGTTGGTTGCGGGGGGAATAAATCCGCAGAGACAACGTCTTCACCTAAGCAAGAAACCTCAGCAACGAAGCAGGATCAAGCGTCTGACCCCAAGAACGAAATTCGCGTTATTAATCATGCCATGGGCACGACTGAAATAAAAGGTACGCCGCAACGTATTGTGACCTTGTATCAAGGCGCAACGGATGCTGCCGTCGCTTTAGGAATTAAACCGGTAGGAGCTGTCGAATCTTGGTGGGAGCAGCCTTACTATGAATATATCAGGAAAGATCTCAAAGATGTTCCTGTCGTCGGTCAAGAGACACAACCCAATTTAGAAGAGATATCAAAGCTGAACCCCGATTTAATTATTGCATCTAAAGTACGTCATGAAGCCATCTACGAACAGCTAACTCAAATTGCACCTACTGTCACTCATGAAACACTATTCAAGTTTAAAGAAACGGTTGAGCTTGTTGGAAATGCGGCGAATAAGCAAAATGAGGCGCAAACCCTTCTATCCCAATGGGAGAATAGGATAGCCGATTTCAAACAACAAATTACTGCAAAGCTCGGAAGCAAGTGGCCGATGAAAGCATCTGTACTTAACTTTAGAGCTGGTCAAGCGCGAATTTATGCGGGTAGCTTCGCTGGCGATATTTTAAGTGAGCTCGGTTTTGCACGTACTGAATTTTTACAGAAAGAAGTTGATAAAGGTTCGACAGTAATCCGTTTGACGGATAAAGAGAGTATTCCGAATATGAACGCAGATGTCAGCTTCGTATTTTTGACAGACCCTGAAGGTGAGCCAGCTGTTCAGCAAACATACGATGAATGGAAAGCACATCCTTTATGGAAAAAGCTCGATTCGGTTAAGCTGAACCAAGTATATGAAGTTGGCGAAGTGGTATGGAACATGGGGGGCGGTATTATTGCTGCCAACATGATGCTGGATGAACTTTATGATCGATTCGAATTAAAAAATAATAAGTAA
- a CDS encoding winged helix-turn-helix transcriptional regulator: MSETCVPTGVGLKDTGFGYTLSIIGGKYKMIIMYWLAENKVMRHNELKRCIGTISFKTLSVMLKELEADDLIIRKEFPQIPPKVEYSLSERGLSLIPVLNMMCEWGEQNSTSALEEVQR; this comes from the coding sequence GTGAGCGAAACATGCGTTCCGACTGGCGTGGGACTAAAAGACACTGGCTTTGGATACACCTTATCCATAATAGGCGGTAAATATAAAATGATCATTATGTATTGGCTGGCTGAAAATAAGGTTATGCGGCATAATGAGCTGAAGCGATGTATCGGTACCATTTCCTTTAAAACGCTAAGCGTTATGTTAAAAGAGTTAGAGGCAGATGACCTTATTATACGTAAGGAATTTCCCCAAATACCTCCAAAGGTTGAATATTCATTATCGGAACGTGGTCTTTCTCTCATCCCAGTGTTAAATATGATGTGTGAGTGGGGAGAGCAAAACAGTACATCAGCTCTGGAGGAAGTACAGCGGTAG
- a CDS encoding condensation domain-containing protein yields MKEEQKGTIFPAEPQDRMNYLLGLFFAAQHIGATLHFSKQLDTSLLKQALQLIAAKNPILNSRFVEAETPYWEKCIDCSVESILSVQSCEDNEREAVIEAYLAQPIEWINGPVLEMQLFRSNHDSLCLKVSHLCMDGAGVKEFIQLLATLYTRLYKGEVYDSIQQEMIESEQGFRDQAPLFAALGITDISSALQQHAGAASLWSFPAHSQENLTPVIAMRSLDQQQMEKLTARTKAVGATINDGLLAAYFRSIAKQAVYMEPRTKEKAIGMTVDLRRYLPNRTTGALCNLSGMEMPEIEMNEGERFETTLEKVKRAMDAIKENKPGLSSAAGVEKMAAMPLSAARAVMAKQYEMGSQLNMALPLMTNFGVLSKHVIQFGACDAITGHMTSPIMYAPCFSVGVSSYRNKLTLCVGYHTPAVSEQEVSRLLDNMVLELTE; encoded by the coding sequence ATGAAGGAAGAACAAAAAGGAACTATATTTCCAGCCGAACCGCAGGACCGGATGAACTATTTATTGGGGCTGTTTTTTGCTGCCCAACACATTGGAGCCACACTACATTTTTCTAAGCAGCTCGATACCAGCTTATTAAAGCAAGCCCTCCAACTTATAGCAGCCAAAAACCCTATTTTAAACAGTAGATTTGTAGAGGCTGAAACGCCTTATTGGGAAAAATGTATAGATTGTTCAGTCGAGTCCATTTTGTCGGTTCAGAGCTGTGAAGATAATGAAAGGGAAGCCGTAATAGAAGCGTATCTTGCGCAGCCGATTGAATGGATTAACGGTCCTGTGTTGGAAATGCAGTTGTTTAGATCCAATCATGATTCCCTCTGCTTAAAAGTTTCGCATCTTTGCATGGATGGGGCAGGGGTAAAAGAGTTTATACAGCTGTTGGCTACGCTATACACGCGGCTATATAAGGGAGAGGTTTACGATTCAATCCAGCAAGAAATGATAGAGAGCGAACAAGGTTTTCGGGATCAAGCTCCTCTGTTTGCAGCATTAGGAATTACGGATATTTCGTCAGCCCTCCAACAGCACGCAGGGGCCGCTTCCCTCTGGTCTTTTCCAGCTCATTCACAAGAGAACCTAACTCCTGTGATCGCGATGAGAAGCTTGGATCAACAGCAAATGGAAAAGCTCACTGCACGAACCAAAGCCGTCGGAGCTACGATCAATGATGGCTTGCTTGCGGCCTATTTCCGCTCCATTGCGAAGCAGGCAGTCTATATGGAGCCTCGTACCAAAGAAAAAGCCATTGGGATGACGGTCGATTTGCGCCGATATTTGCCGAATCGCACAACAGGGGCGCTGTGTAATTTGTCCGGCATGGAGATGCCGGAGATTGAAATGAATGAAGGCGAGCGGTTTGAGACAACGCTGGAAAAAGTGAAGCGCGCCATGGATGCGATTAAGGAGAATAAACCCGGCTTGTCTTCTGCAGCAGGGGTGGAGAAGATGGCGGCAATGCCTCTGTCCGCTGCCAGAGCGGTGATGGCGAAGCAGTATGAAATGGGGAGCCAGCTGAACATGGCGTTGCCGCTGATGACCAATTTCGGTGTCCTATCGAAACATGTTATCCAATTTGGAGCTTGTGATGCGATAACGGGTCACATGACTTCGCCGATTATGTATGCCCCGTGTTTCAGTGTGGGGGTAAGCTCCTATCGCAATAAGCTCACGTTGTGTGTGGGCTATCATACGCCTGCTGTTTCCGAACAAGAGGTGAGCAGGCTTCTGGACAATATGGTGTTAGAGCTAACGGAGTAG
- a CDS encoding Msr family ABC-F type ribosomal protection protein — protein sequence MEQISFEINNVELTYLDKVVLKMDRLAVHQWDRIGIVGRNGAGKSSLIKLLAGLVQPSSGKVHRHVEYGYFEQIDAPTAEEADPALLGRLAVPQHADQLSGGEQTKLKLAQMFTHYYEALLMDEPTTHLDQGGISFSLDELWYYYGALILISHDRAVLDELVTTIWEVHDGKVHVYSGNYSAYLAQKQLEREQQSQAHEQFIKEKSRLEKAAQEKMKRAEKIAQAGSMSKRESKAKPNSMVETKSKGTSQKAVHRAAKAIEQRMEKLQEVEAVHAEKQMVFRQSKALALHNKFPIMADRLTLQVEDNVLLNEVSFQLPLGKKIAITGANGSGKSTLLQHIANSGAGVTLSPKAKIGYFRQMSYQFTSDETVLEFVKNRSEYEEGFLRGVLHSMQFVGSDIRKSVRSLSGGEAIRLQLCQLFLGEYNILLLDEPTNFLDIHAIEALERFIAAYEGTIIFVSHDKKFVTHVADLQFNIMDKKMVSTVISS from the coding sequence ATGGAACAAATAAGTTTCGAAATTAATAATGTGGAATTGACTTATTTAGATAAAGTGGTATTAAAAATGGATAGATTAGCTGTACATCAATGGGATCGCATCGGTATTGTCGGAAGAAATGGTGCAGGGAAAAGTAGCTTAATAAAGTTGCTTGCTGGTCTTGTTCAACCATCTAGTGGGAAAGTGCATCGTCACGTAGAGTATGGTTATTTTGAGCAAATTGATGCTCCTACAGCCGAAGAAGCCGACCCAGCGTTACTCGGAAGATTGGCTGTTCCACAACATGCTGATCAGTTAAGTGGCGGAGAGCAAACAAAGCTGAAGCTGGCACAAATGTTCACTCATTATTACGAAGCATTACTCATGGATGAGCCGACAACACACTTGGATCAAGGTGGTATTTCATTTTCACTTGATGAATTATGGTATTACTATGGAGCTCTTATCTTAATTAGTCATGACCGTGCTGTACTAGACGAACTCGTCACAACGATTTGGGAAGTACATGATGGTAAGGTACACGTCTATTCAGGAAATTACAGCGCATACTTAGCACAGAAACAGTTGGAACGTGAACAACAGAGTCAAGCTCATGAGCAATTCATCAAAGAAAAGAGTCGACTTGAAAAAGCAGCGCAAGAGAAGATGAAAAGGGCTGAAAAAATCGCGCAAGCAGGGAGCATGTCGAAGCGAGAATCAAAGGCCAAACCGAACAGTATGGTGGAAACCAAATCTAAAGGTACGAGTCAAAAAGCAGTGCATCGTGCCGCAAAAGCGATTGAACAGCGAATGGAAAAACTGCAGGAAGTTGAAGCTGTGCATGCGGAAAAGCAAATGGTGTTCCGCCAATCAAAAGCTTTGGCGCTGCATAATAAGTTTCCAATTATGGCTGACAGGCTTACTCTCCAGGTAGAGGATAACGTATTACTGAATGAAGTAAGTTTCCAGCTTCCGCTTGGAAAGAAAATAGCCATTACTGGTGCAAATGGTAGTGGTAAAAGTACATTGCTACAGCATATTGCGAATAGTGGTGCAGGTGTAACCCTTTCTCCAAAAGCGAAAATAGGTTACTTCCGTCAAATGAGCTATCAATTTACAAGTGATGAAACGGTACTAGAATTTGTAAAAAATCGCTCGGAATATGAGGAAGGATTTTTACGAGGCGTGTTACATTCGATGCAATTCGTCGGCTCGGATATACGAAAAAGTGTGAGATCATTAAGTGGTGGGGAAGCGATTCGCCTCCAACTTTGTCAGTTGTTCTTAGGGGAATATAACATATTATTGTTAGACGAACCGACCAATTTTTTAGATATTCATGCGATTGAAGCCTTAGAACGGTTTATTGCTGCATATGAAGGAACTATCATATTTGTATCACATGATAAGAAGTTCGTCACACATGTAGCGGATTTGCAGTTTAATATTATGGATAAAAAAATGGTATCAACAGTAATTTCAAGTTAG
- a CDS encoding alpha/beta hydrolase family protein, with protein sequence MHTYANVVRKAIYFFIAVTLTFVLFPYGWAHATPTNSAPFREEKVTFVSGTGPFEEVINGTMLIPNGQAAMHPGIVLAHGSGTTERGGGSQTAVRKEAEVFANAGIATLLYNKRSKGYSKTNRSYELLAQDLIAGVQALQKRPDVIKSKVGVWGISEGGWVAPIAAAQSKEIAFVITSGGPGISPVQQQSWNLENRLRHQGVSAHSAIQSLVRNGAGVMLSLSPSETDMYDPVPTLKKVQQPFLAIWGSIDRQVPPAESAQIFKDAFESSGNRLYTLQFIEGADHPIYNSSDNGFRTLKTLYPGYAEAMTSWIKQVVAGNPPVAQTLGKTPIQMSLSSTEVKKIDWYDLYWLHLGVSAIVLISGISVWIALLVNKIRKRKTLIVNGYTRWASLTAIVSIISFWTYLVSFWMNGGRNIGFVLFGSPLIWLIIQLISTVTVILTLIALIVAIRRRGGQQRHGIETLALGAGLMFIPWAFYWHLCFFIS encoded by the coding sequence ATGCATACCTATGCAAATGTTGTCCGCAAAGCAATCTATTTTTTTATAGCGGTAACCTTAACTTTCGTGCTGTTTCCGTATGGTTGGGCACATGCAACACCTACTAATTCAGCACCATTCCGAGAGGAAAAAGTTACTTTTGTGAGCGGCACAGGTCCATTTGAAGAAGTCATTAACGGCACGATGTTGATTCCAAATGGACAAGCTGCCATGCATCCTGGCATTGTGCTGGCACATGGTTCCGGTACGACAGAGCGCGGTGGCGGGAGTCAAACAGCGGTTCGCAAAGAAGCTGAGGTGTTCGCTAACGCGGGAATCGCGACATTGCTGTATAACAAGCGCAGTAAAGGTTACTCCAAAACGAATCGTTCCTATGAACTGTTGGCGCAAGATTTAATTGCTGGCGTACAAGCTTTACAAAAACGGCCGGACGTTATAAAAAGCAAGGTCGGCGTGTGGGGAATCAGTGAAGGTGGATGGGTGGCCCCTATAGCAGCGGCACAATCCAAAGAAATTGCTTTTGTAATTACAAGTGGAGGGCCGGGGATTTCTCCGGTACAGCAGCAGTCTTGGAATTTAGAAAACCGCCTGCGGCATCAAGGAGTGAGCGCTCACTCCGCGATTCAATCGCTGGTCCGCAATGGAGCTGGTGTCATGCTCTCGCTGTCTCCGTCAGAAACAGATATGTACGACCCTGTTCCGACCTTGAAAAAAGTCCAACAGCCTTTTTTAGCGATATGGGGCAGCATCGATCGCCAAGTGCCGCCTGCGGAAAGTGCGCAAATTTTTAAAGATGCATTTGAGAGTTCAGGCAACCGATTGTACACCTTACAATTTATCGAAGGAGCCGATCATCCTATTTACAATAGTTCTGATAATGGGTTTCGCACCCTAAAAACGTTATATCCGGGCTACGCGGAAGCTATGACATCTTGGATCAAGCAAGTCGTTGCAGGAAACCCTCCAGTAGCTCAAACGTTAGGAAAGACTCCTATACAGATGAGTTTAAGCTCCACAGAGGTGAAGAAGATAGATTGGTACGACTTATATTGGCTTCATTTAGGCGTATCGGCAATTGTACTAATCAGTGGCATATCTGTATGGATCGCATTGCTAGTCAATAAGATCAGAAAGCGCAAGACGCTGATTGTAAATGGGTATACACGTTGGGCCAGCCTGACGGCCATCGTCTCGATTATTAGTTTCTGGACGTACCTCGTCTCATTCTGGATGAATGGCGGGAGGAATATTGGGTTCGTGTTATTCGGAAGCCCGCTAATATGGTTAATCATTCAGCTTATATCTACAGTGACTGTTATTCTCACGTTAATTGCATTAATAGTCGCCATTCGTAGAAGGGGCGGGCAACAACGACATGGGATTGAAACGCTGGCGCTTGGGGCCGGATTGATGTTTATTCCTTGGGCGTTCTATTGGCATCTATGTTTCTTTATATCATAA
- the ahpF gene encoding alkyl hydroperoxide reductase subunit F, producing MKLDNEIKTQLAQYLQLLEGDVVLKVSLGTDEASQEMSALVEEIASMSARITVEKTQLSRTPSFSVNRVGEDTGVTFAGNPLGHEFTSLVLALLQVSGRAPKVEQSVIDQIKSIRGEYTFESFISLSCHNCPDVVQALNLMSIFNPGISHTMIDGAVFKEEVESKNIMAVPSVHLNGEFFGSGRMTIEEILAKLGNAPDASEFDDKDPFDVLVIGGGPSGASAAIYAARKGIRTGIVADRFGGQVNDTVGIENFISVKYTEGPQLVANIEQQVKEYNIDVMKLQRAKRLEKRDLIEIELENGAVLKSKTVIVSTGARWRNMGVPGEAEFKNKGVAYCPHCDGPLFIGKDVAVVGGGNSGIEAAIDLAGIVKHVTVLEFAPELKADAVLQDRLYSLPNVTVLKNVQTKELTGTDKLNGITYIERDTGAEKHIELQGVFVQIGLVPNTDWLADTVERTRMGEIVVDSHGATNVPGVFAAGDCTNSPYKQIIISMGSGATAALGAFDYLIRN from the coding sequence ATGAAACTAGATAATGAGATAAAAACACAACTAGCACAGTACCTTCAACTATTGGAAGGCGACGTGGTGCTAAAAGTCAGTCTTGGTACAGATGAAGCTTCTCAAGAGATGTCAGCATTGGTTGAAGAAATTGCAAGTATGTCTGCTAGAATAACAGTGGAAAAAACGCAATTATCTAGAACACCTAGCTTTAGCGTAAATCGTGTTGGTGAAGATACAGGTGTTACGTTTGCTGGAAATCCGTTGGGACACGAGTTCACTTCATTAGTGTTGGCGCTATTGCAAGTTAGTGGAAGAGCTCCAAAGGTTGAACAAAGTGTCATCGATCAGATTAAGAGCATTCGTGGCGAGTACACGTTTGAATCTTTCATTAGCTTGAGCTGTCATAACTGTCCTGATGTTGTACAAGCTCTTAACTTGATGAGTATTTTCAATCCAGGTATTTCGCATACGATGATTGATGGTGCTGTCTTCAAGGAAGAAGTAGAAAGTAAGAACATTATGGCTGTGCCAAGCGTGCACCTCAATGGCGAATTTTTCGGAAGCGGTCGTATGACGATTGAAGAAATTCTTGCTAAGTTGGGTAATGCTCCGGACGCATCCGAGTTTGACGATAAAGATCCTTTTGATGTCCTTGTTATTGGTGGTGGCCCATCAGGAGCAAGTGCAGCTATTTACGCGGCGCGTAAAGGGATTCGGACAGGCATCGTTGCTGATCGCTTTGGCGGTCAAGTCAATGATACGGTCGGCATTGAGAACTTTATTAGTGTGAAGTACACGGAAGGTCCTCAGCTCGTTGCAAACATTGAACAGCAAGTGAAAGAATACAACATTGATGTTATGAAATTGCAGCGTGCTAAGCGTCTAGAGAAGAGAGATCTAATCGAAATCGAACTCGAAAACGGTGCTGTGCTAAAAAGTAAGACGGTAATCGTATCGACAGGCGCTCGTTGGCGCAATATGGGCGTCCCTGGTGAAGCAGAGTTCAAGAACAAGGGTGTAGCTTATTGCCCGCACTGTGATGGTCCTTTGTTCATCGGTAAAGATGTCGCGGTTGTTGGTGGCGGTAATTCCGGTATCGAAGCGGCGATTGATCTTGCAGGTATCGTGAAGCATGTAACGGTGCTTGAGTTCGCGCCAGAACTTAAAGCTGATGCTGTACTACAAGATCGTCTGTATAGCTTGCCGAATGTTACGGTTCTCAAGAACGTGCAGACAAAAGAATTAACCGGAACGGACAAGCTTAACGGTATCACTTACATCGAACGTGATACTGGAGCAGAGAAGCATATCGAATTGCAAGGTGTATTTGTACAAATCGGTCTTGTGCCGAACACAGATTGGTTAGCTGACACGGTTGAACGTACTCGCATGGGTGAAATCGTGGTTGACAGCCATGGTGCTACAAACGTACCTGGCGTATTTGCTGCCGGTGATTGTACGAATAGTCCATACAAGCAGATTATCATTTCTATGGGATCTGGTGCGACTGCAGCTTTAGGCGCTTTCGATTATCTTATTCGCAATTAA